The following are encoded together in the Weissella soli genome:
- a CDS encoding FtsW/RodA/SpoVE family cell cycle protein, with translation MQVPNEQSKPKKHRGQRFFRGLDLPLITMILAMYGIGMVAVANATPITDDPTGTLFKQMGFDIVALAILVAIYRLPINFRSRGETFGWAGIGISLFLFFIAMFQPAINGAKGWIRLTGVSIQPVEFFKVALVLLFSSYFSSERSFYKQPPVYSAEVQGIVPKLRRFIHDPKFMLRDLLQFVTHVRKGPLLAFFIGEGFLFLFPDMGGILVTTGILAIIALSSGIFRNHLVKVVAIIALIATGYYWILPNFTHLVTSWMQPYQANRLTAFLDPWASADSSGTQIINSYYAMSNGGWFGRGLGDSLQKNGSLPEANTDFIMAIVGEEVGVIGVFVILAILLYIVFRIIYWSFQTKNMNFRLLLIGVAAYLMLQIIINLGGVTGTLPITGITFPFISAGGSSAVSLGMAMGVVLSVIRRIKEDNQEKNEGKE, from the coding sequence ATGCAAGTTCCAAATGAACAATCAAAGCCAAAAAAGCACCGTGGCCAACGGTTTTTTCGGGGATTGGATTTACCGTTAATTACTATGATCCTAGCGATGTATGGTATTGGTATGGTTGCAGTAGCCAACGCAACCCCAATTACTGACGATCCAACCGGAACGCTCTTTAAACAAATGGGGTTTGATATAGTGGCCCTTGCAATCTTAGTGGCGATCTATCGGCTACCTATCAATTTTCGATCACGCGGTGAGACCTTTGGTTGGGCAGGGATTGGCATTTCCTTGTTTTTATTCTTTATCGCGATGTTTCAACCAGCAATCAATGGGGCTAAAGGGTGGATCCGGTTAACTGGAGTAAGTATTCAGCCAGTAGAATTTTTTAAAGTGGCGCTAGTCTTGTTATTTTCGAGTTATTTCAGTAGTGAGCGTTCATTTTACAAGCAGCCACCTGTTTATTCAGCTGAGGTGCAGGGTATCGTGCCTAAGCTCCGACGATTTATCCACGATCCAAAGTTCATGTTACGAGATCTACTCCAGTTCGTCACGCATGTCAGAAAGGGGCCCCTTTTGGCCTTTTTCATAGGGGAAGGTTTCTTGTTTTTGTTTCCAGACATGGGTGGTATCTTAGTCACCACTGGTATTCTTGCGATTATTGCTTTAAGTTCAGGTATTTTTAGGAATCATTTGGTCAAGGTAGTTGCTATCATTGCGTTAATTGCAACTGGCTATTATTGGATATTGCCAAATTTCACCCATCTGGTCACCTCTTGGATGCAGCCGTACCAAGCTAATCGTTTGACCGCGTTTCTAGACCCCTGGGCTTCTGCTGATTCGAGCGGGACACAAATCATTAATTCATACTATGCGATGAGTAATGGTGGTTGGTTTGGCCGTGGGTTGGGTGACAGTTTACAAAAAAATGGTTCCTTGCCGGAAGCTAACACGGACTTTATCATGGCCATTGTCGGTGAAGAAGTCGGTGTCATCGGCGTATTTGTGATATTAGCCATCTTATTGTATATTGTTTTCCGGATTATCTACTGGTCTTTCCAGACCAAAAATATGAATTTCCGACTCCTCCTAATTGGCGTTGCCGCATATCTTATGTTGCAAATCATCATCAATTTAGGTGGTGTGACGGGCACTTTGCCGATTACAGGAATTACATTTCCTTTTATATCAGCTGGTGGCTCATCAGCGGTATCGTTAGGCATGGCGATGGGTGTCGTGCTGAGTGTTATCCGCCGTATTAAGGAAGACAACCAAGAAAAAAATGAAGGTAAAGAGTGA
- a CDS encoding YlbG family protein, which translates to MSFEITPRRALIVHLHNTRQARQLRRFGIVKYISDAAKYAIIYMNDDEIEQKAKLIDRLGFVASVEISNWPEVDTTVGSDNENIEFAIDDEDLADENPITDEEL; encoded by the coding sequence ATGAGTTTTGAAATAACACCACGGCGGGCGTTAATTGTGCATTTGCATAACACGCGTCAAGCACGCCAATTACGACGTTTTGGGATTGTAAAATACATTTCGGACGCTGCAAAATACGCCATCATTTATATGAATGATGATGAAATTGAACAAAAAGCAAAGTTGATTGATCGGCTGGGCTTTGTCGCATCGGTAGAAATTTCTAATTGGCCAGAAGTTGATACAACGGTTGGTAGTGATAATGAAAATATCGAATTTGCGATTGATGATGAAGATTTAGCAGACGAAAATCCAATTACGGATGAAGAATTATAG
- the rsmD gene encoding 16S rRNA (guanine(966)-N(2))-methyltransferase RsmD: MRIVSGEFGGRPLKAVPGDATRPTTDKVKEAIFSMIGPYFEGGTSLDLYAGSGGLSIEGVSRGISEAVLVDRQFAAIKTINENITITKAPERFKVIKSTADAAIQRLIGHAPFDILYFDPPYAKQTILADLETLLQHHLIAPAALIVAETDQAANLPDELTGFSLLKRKDYGITVVTIYQYEGEA; the protein is encoded by the coding sequence ATGCGCATTGTAAGTGGAGAATTTGGTGGGCGGCCATTAAAAGCAGTGCCAGGCGACGCTACCCGACCAACAACCGATAAGGTCAAGGAAGCTATTTTTAGCATGATTGGTCCTTATTTTGAAGGGGGGACCTCACTGGATTTATATGCAGGATCAGGTGGCCTGAGTATCGAAGGGGTGTCACGTGGCATTTCGGAAGCGGTTTTAGTGGATCGACAGTTTGCGGCCATTAAAACGATTAATGAAAATATTACCATCACCAAAGCCCCTGAACGCTTTAAAGTCATCAAGTCCACTGCGGACGCAGCCATCCAACGCTTAATTGGTCATGCACCATTTGATATTTTATACTTTGATCCACCATATGCTAAACAAACGATCTTGGCAGACTTGGAAACTTTGTTGCAGCATCATCTGATTGCACCGGCGGCCTTAATTGTGGCTGAAACAGATCAAGCAGCTAATTTACCAGATGAACTGACCGGCTTTTCCTTGTTAAAGCGTAAGGACTACGGTATAACAGTTGTAACCATTTATCAGTATGAGGGGGAAGCGTAA
- the coaD gene encoding pantetheine-phosphate adenylyltransferase produces the protein MRRVLFPGSFDPFTNGHLDVVKRAADMFDEVVVAVGTNMSKKYLFNGAEKIALIEASVAEAALSNVKVMTLDGLTINFAQKIGAVAMVRGLRNEADYLYERDIAEMNERLGGVETVFLMAKPENQNISSSILKEVAYFGADVSALVPGPVYTALKEKFEKK, from the coding sequence ATGCGGCGAGTTTTGTTTCCAGGAAGTTTTGATCCATTTACAAATGGCCATTTGGACGTCGTCAAACGTGCAGCAGACATGTTTGATGAAGTCGTTGTGGCTGTTGGTACCAATATGTCAAAAAAGTACCTGTTCAATGGTGCCGAGAAGATTGCACTGATTGAAGCGTCTGTCGCTGAAGCGGCGTTGAGCAATGTGAAAGTCATGACCCTGGATGGGCTCACGATTAACTTCGCGCAAAAGATTGGGGCCGTCGCGATGGTGCGCGGCCTCCGTAATGAGGCGGATTATCTTTATGAACGAGATATTGCCGAAATGAATGAACGGCTTGGTGGGGTGGAAACTGTCTTCTTGATGGCTAAACCTGAGAATCAAAATATTTCTAGTTCGATTCTGAAAGAAGTGGCCTATTTTGGCGCTGATGTTTCTGCATTGGTCCCAGGACCGGTATATACCGCCCTGAAAGAAAAATTCGAAAAGAAGTAA
- a CDS encoding SepM family pheromone-processing serine protease: MKKIKIAKAKRVKIYKWSAIVLGIAAVLALILPLPLYAESPGEALGLQNFIKVEKKKPKIDGEFMITAVYLQQVNGIGAIIGWLDPKVDIETSYQVNGDGTSEDNYKINQVYMATALNEAKAVAYKAAGITFVRKFNGIYVMAIQQDSNFKKYLHVGDTITKIDGKSLESTVAIQKYIRSRKIGHALSVTYKHNGKTKTVTAKTVKIQGTKKTPGIGIALTDNVTMKSDTKVSANMGDIGGPSGGLMFSLEIYDALSPVNLANGRKIAGTGTIDKDGNVGEIGGIDKKVIVAGQEGAKIFFAPYVKPTKAILKYEDNHMTNYQSAKQAAKKYAPNMKIVPVKNFKEAVKYLETHQ; encoded by the coding sequence ATGAAAAAAATAAAAATAGCGAAAGCAAAGCGCGTCAAAATTTACAAATGGTCCGCGATTGTCTTAGGAATTGCGGCAGTCTTAGCACTGATTTTGCCGCTACCACTGTATGCTGAATCACCAGGTGAGGCATTGGGGTTGCAAAACTTTATTAAAGTAGAGAAGAAAAAGCCCAAAATTGATGGTGAATTCATGATTACAGCCGTCTATCTGCAACAAGTTAACGGTATTGGGGCAATTATTGGTTGGTTGGATCCAAAAGTTGATATCGAAACATCCTATCAAGTCAACGGTGATGGTACATCAGAGGATAATTACAAGATTAATCAAGTCTACATGGCAACGGCCCTAAATGAGGCTAAGGCGGTGGCTTACAAGGCTGCTGGGATTACCTTTGTCCGCAAATTTAATGGCATCTATGTCATGGCCATCCAACAGGACTCAAACTTTAAGAAGTATTTGCATGTAGGTGACACGATCACTAAAATCGATGGCAAATCTTTGGAGAGCACGGTGGCTATCCAGAAATATATTCGTTCACGTAAAATTGGGCACGCATTGAGTGTGACATACAAACATAATGGTAAGACCAAGACCGTGACCGCAAAAACGGTAAAAATTCAGGGCACTAAGAAGACGCCGGGGATTGGTATTGCGTTAACCGATAATGTGACGATGAAATCTGATACCAAGGTTTCCGCAAATATGGGTGATATCGGCGGTCCATCTGGTGGCTTAATGTTTTCTTTGGAGATTTATGATGCCTTGTCACCAGTCAATTTGGCGAATGGGCGTAAGATTGCAGGAACTGGTACGATTGATAAAGATGGGAATGTTGGTGAAATTGGTGGCATCGATAAAAAGGTCATTGTGGCCGGTCAAGAGGGTGCGAAAATTTTCTTCGCGCCTTATGTCAAGCCAACAAAAGCGATCTTGAAATATGAAGATAATCATATGACGAACTATCAATCAGCTAAGCAGGCTGCAAAAAAATATGCACCAAACATGAAAATTGTACCGGTCAAAAATTTCAAAGAAGCGGTTAAGTATCTAGAAACGCATCAATAA